One part of the Lytechinus pictus isolate F3 Inbred chromosome 3, Lp3.0, whole genome shotgun sequence genome encodes these proteins:
- the LOC129256481 gene encoding uncharacterized protein LOC129256481 isoform X1: MYPEYDEKTKKIMMTSQSSSTSSQSEEHWFDTILHRIGNGVTPDDYHTFGLKLGVPQEMSQNIRESADEVFPDVTIALLRQWMRKLGFTPEQLADELVKALKAVQCERLAATIQQEIQENGEEWKTCIQPQNAADTLSKRLESQKISPEAKETDANGTKSSTNGLSKRRKKPKANYLIQPHWKNY, translated from the exons ATGTATCCTGAATACGACGAAAAAACAAA GAAGATAATGATGACTAGCCAGAGTTCAAGTACAAGTTCTCAATCAGAAGAACATTGGTTCGACACCATTCTTCATCGGATTGGTAATGGTGTTACACCAGACGATTATCATACATTTGGCCTAAAATTAGGAGTACCTCAAGAAATGAGTCAG AATATACGAGAGAGCGCAGATGAGGTTTTTCCCGATGTCACAATCGCTCTTCTGCGTCAATGGATGAGAAAGCTGGGATTCACTCCAGAGCAGCTGGCTGATGAACTAGTGAAGGCTCTCAAAGCTGTTCAGTGCGAGAGATTGGCCGCAACAATACAACAAG AAATCCAGGAAAATGGGGAAGAGTGGAAGACATGCATCCAACCACAAAATGCTGCTGATACTTTGTCTAAACGTCTAGAATCTCAGAAAATATCACCAGAAGCCAAAGAAACAG ATGCTAATGGAACGAAGAGTTCGACAAATGGACTTTCAAAACGGAGGAAGAAACCAAAAGCGAACTATCTCATACAACCTCATTGGAAAAATTACTGA
- the LOC129256481 gene encoding uncharacterized protein LOC129256481 isoform X2, protein MMTSQSSSTSSQSEEHWFDTILHRIGNGVTPDDYHTFGLKLGVPQEMSQNIRESADEVFPDVTIALLRQWMRKLGFTPEQLADELVKALKAVQCERLAATIQQEIQENGEEWKTCIQPQNAADTLSKRLESQKISPEAKETDANGTKSSTNGLSKRRKKPKANYLIQPHWKNY, encoded by the exons ATGATGACTAGCCAGAGTTCAAGTACAAGTTCTCAATCAGAAGAACATTGGTTCGACACCATTCTTCATCGGATTGGTAATGGTGTTACACCAGACGATTATCATACATTTGGCCTAAAATTAGGAGTACCTCAAGAAATGAGTCAG AATATACGAGAGAGCGCAGATGAGGTTTTTCCCGATGTCACAATCGCTCTTCTGCGTCAATGGATGAGAAAGCTGGGATTCACTCCAGAGCAGCTGGCTGATGAACTAGTGAAGGCTCTCAAAGCTGTTCAGTGCGAGAGATTGGCCGCAACAATACAACAAG AAATCCAGGAAAATGGGGAAGAGTGGAAGACATGCATCCAACCACAAAATGCTGCTGATACTTTGTCTAAACGTCTAGAATCTCAGAAAATATCACCAGAAGCCAAAGAAACAG ATGCTAATGGAACGAAGAGTTCGACAAATGGACTTTCAAAACGGAGGAAGAAACCAAAAGCGAACTATCTCATACAACCTCATTGGAAAAATTACTGA